From Thalassospiraceae bacterium LMO-JJ14:
CAGCGTCGTTCGTCGCTGTCGGTCAGTATACCCCATAACGTGGGGCGGGGGATAGATACATGCAACCTCGCAGATGGGCTCTGGCAACGAAGCTTTACATAACTCAGCCGCGCTTTCTATTAGGACGCAGGAAGCCGATGACGTCCTGGACTTCGCGGAGCACCGGCTCGGCGATGGCGCGTGCGCGTTCCGCGCCATCCGCCAGCGCATCGTCGATGATCGCCTTGTCAGCCAGAAGGCGTCGGTATTCGTCCTGGATAGGTGCCAGGTTTGCCACGGCGACATCGGACAGACGCTCCTTGAGCGCGGAAAACTGCTGCCCGGCGAATTCCTGCACCGCCGCATCTACGGTGATGTCGGAAAGGGCCGCATAGATGCCGAGCAGATTTCTCGCTTCCGGGCGGTTTTCAAGGCCGGCCGTGCTGTCGGGCAGCAGGTCCGGATCGGTCTTGGCCTTGCGGATCTTGCGTTGAATGGTCTCGGCATCGTCCGTCATGTTGATGCGCGACAAATCGGACGGGTCGGACTTCGACATTTTGCTCATGCCGTCCTTCAACGACATGACCCGTGTCGCGGCCCCCAGGATCAGCGGTTCGGGAACGGGAAACGTCTCGGTCTTGAAATCGTTGTTGAATTTTTGCGCGATATCGCGTGCCAGCTCCAGATGCTGCTTCTGGTCCTCGCCGACAGGTACGTGCGTGCCTTTGTATAAAAGAATATCCGCGGCCATCAGGTTCGGATAGGCGAACAGCCCGACTGAGGCGTTTTCCCGGTCCTTGCCGGCCTTTTCCTTGAACTGGGTCATGCGTCCGAGCCAGCCCATGCGGGCGACACAGTTGAATATCCACGCCAGTTCGGCATGGCCCGAGACCTGCGACTGATTGAAGATGATGTGCTTTTGCGCATCGACACCGGCGGCAATCATCGCCGCAGCGACTTCGCGGGTCGACGCGCGCAGGCTTGCCGGATCCTGCCAGACCGTGATGGCGTGCAGATCGACGACACAGAACAGGCAGTCGTAATCGTCCTGCAACTTCACCCAGTTTCGGATCGCACCCAGATAGTTCCCCAGATGCAGGTTGCCGGTCGGCTGGACGCCTGAAAAAATTCGCTCGCTCATGATCGGTTACGGTTCCGGTTGCTCATATAGAGAGCGGGTTATCGCGCGTAGCTTCAGGGTGGTCAAGGTTTGCCCCGCTCAGCGCGCGCGTCGCACCGTGGCCTTGATTTCCTGAATGGAATAGACACCGAACAGTCTGGCCGAAATCAGATACAGCGCGAGACCGCCGGCAATCAGCACAGCCAGCGTCACGACCTGTTCGATAGCGTTGCCGGACAGCCACGGCACGGCCCAGGCTGCGGCGAACCACAACACCCCGGCCATGATGACGCTGGCGCCGGCGATACCGAACAGCCGCGATATCAGCCGGGCGTCGGATTTGTAATGACCGCGCCGTGCCAGCACGACCACCAGAAGAATGATATTGAGCCATGCCGAAACACTCGACGCCACCGCGATGCCGACATGACCGAGCGGCTGCATCAGCACAACATTGAGCACCACATTGACAAGCATGGCCAAGGCCGCGATTCGCACCGGCGTCGCGGTATCCTCGCGGGCGAAGTATCCAGGCGTAAAAACCCGGATCCCGACATAGGCCGGCAAGCCGATCGCATACGCCATCAAGGCCGCCGCCGTCGCGTCCGTCGCCGCGCTGTCGAAGGCGCCGCGCTCGAACAGGACCTGAATGATCGGCTGTGGCATGACAATCAGCGCAAGCGCCGCCGGGACGGTCAGCAGCAGGGCGATTTCGATGCCGCGGTTTTGCGACGTGTTGGCCTGTTCGTCGTTCCCGGCCTCGAGCTGACGCGAAATCATCGGCAACAGCGCGGTTCCCACCGCGATGCCGACGACGCCCAGCGGCAACTGCGTCACCCGGTCGGCATAATAAAGATATGAAACCGCCCCGTCGGAAATCATCGTCGCCAGTATGGTCCCGATCAGCAGATTGATCTGGTACAGGCTGGCGCCGAAAACGACCGGCAGAATACGCCGCCCCAGCACCCGGACCTTATCGCTGAGCACCGGCATGCGAAGGCGGAGAACGACACCTTCGCGGTGGCAATGCCAGGCAAGCCAGACAAACTGCACGATCCCGGCCGCGAACACTCCCCAGACAAGGGCGCGCCCGGACTCCGCGTCCGAGCCGCCGAACGCCAGCAGGAACGTGATCAGCGTGATGTTCAACAGCACCGGCGCGGCAGCGGCGGCGCTGAATTTACCGAAGGCATTGAGCACACCCGACTGCAGGGCAACCAGCGAGATGAACAGCAGATAGGGAAATGCAATCCTTGAAAACACCGTCGCCATTTCCATTTTCCCCGGTACCTGATCGAACCCCGGCGCCAGGTACGGCATCAGCCACGGCATCGCCAGTTCGAAGGCGGCAACGAAAACAAACAGCACGACGGCCAAAACGCTGAAGGCTTGCTCGGCAAAAATGCGGGCAGGCTCGCGCCCTTCGCCTTCGAGGCTTCTGGAAAACATCGGCACAAAGGCCGCGGCAAACGCCCCTTCTGCGAAAAGTCTGCGAAACAGGTTGGGAAACCGGAATGCGACGACAAAAGCGTCCGCCACCGTGCCGGCGCCGAGAAAGTTGGCGATCAGGATATCGCGGGCAAAGCCGAAGATGCGGCTCAGCATGGTCATAGACCCGATGGCGGAAATGGCGCGAACCAGGTTCATCGCCGCAGCCTTGGGCCGGAATGCGGCATGGATATGGCGCCGGTCTTCTGTCTGGCCATAGTGCCCTTCAGCGGATCGGCGTTCACTCGGCGGCCTCGGGTTCGGCGCTGCCTGTCGTTCCGGTGATGGCGGCCAGAAGCTTGGCGCGCACATCCTCGATCTTGTTCGGCTGTTCCATTTTCAGCCCGAAGATGTCCTTCACGTAAAAAACGTCGACGACCCGCTCACCATACGTCGTGATGTGCGCCGATGAAATCTGCAACCCCGCACTTGTCAGTACGTTGGTGGTGTCGTGCAGGAAGCCCAGCCGGTCACGGCCGTTCACCTCGATCACCGTGTGCGTCCGGCTCGCCTTGTTGTCGATAAGAACACGCGGCGGCACCTTGAAGACGCTTGTGCGGGACGGCATCGCATTGGCGCGTGCCTCCTTCAGTTCGTACGCCGGCGACGCGAGGCCGGAGAGTGCACGTTCCAGCCGGGTGCGGATACGCGCCATCCGCGCTTCACCGGAAATCGCTTCCGACTGCTTGTCCTGTACCCAGAACGTGTCCAGCGCCATGCCATTATTCAGTGTGACGATCTTGGCATCGACGATGTTGATGCTGCCCAGCGACAGCGCGCCGGCAACCTTGGCGAACAGGCCCGGATGATCGACGGTGAAGACGACGACTTCGGTCGCGTCATGGGCCTCGTCGGCGGTCAGGTCGATCACCAGATTCTGGTTGTTGATGGCGGCGGTTTTGATCAGTTCCGCATGACGCAACAACGCGTCGGTGTCGAACGTCAGCCAATAGGTATCGCGGCCTAGATCCAGGTGCGCTTCAATTCTTTCGGGTGTCCATTCGCTCGAACTCTCACTGAGCGCCTGAGCGAGCTTTTGCTTGGCTGTTTTCGCCCGCTTCGACAACCGCTCCTGCGGGCTTTCGCCGGACATCGCTTCGCGTGCTTGCCAGTATAATTCGCGCAGCAGCCCCGCCTTCCAGGCGTTCCAGACGTTGGGGCCGACGGCACGGATATCGGCAGTGGTCAGAATCAACAAAAGCCGCAGCCGTTCCGGCGACTGTACTATCTCGATGAAATCGGACACCGTTTTCGGATCATCGATATCGCGCTTGAAAGCCGTGTGGCTCATCAGCAGATGATGGCGCACCAGCCACGCAACGGTCTCCGTTTCCCAGTCGCTGAGACCCATGCGCGGGCCCAGCTTGAGCGCGATCTCGGCGCCCAGTTCCGAATGATCGCCACCCCGTCCTTTGGCAATATCGTGCAGCAAGACGGCCAGATACAACGCGCGTTTCGACTGCACCTCGCCGATCACGGAGCACGAAACCGGGTGATCATCGATCAGGCGGCCGGTATCGATACCGTGCAACACGCCGATGGCACGGATGGTATGCTCGTCAACGGTATAGACGTGATACATATCGTACTGCATCTGCGCGACGACACGGCCGAAGTCCGGCACGAACTTACCGAATACCCCGGCTTCGTTCATACGCAACAGGGTTTTATCCGGATCCGGGCCGGTCAGAATGTTGATGAAGATTTCGTTCGCTTGCGCATCGTTCTGCAGCTTGCGCGTGATCCGTTTCAGGTTCTTGGTCACCAGGCGGAGCGCACTCGGGTGCACATCGAAGTGATGCTTTTGCGCCTGCCAGAAAAGGTCCAGAAGCTTCTTCGGGTCTTTTTCGAAAATATCGTCGCTGGCAACCATGATGCGGTCGCCGTCGACGCTGAAGCCGTCGATTTTCGGGCCGCCCTTGCCGAATCGCGGCAGACGGAACCGCTGGCGTTTCTTTTTATGCTGCTCTTCAAGCGCGGCACAGATGATCCGCGTCAGATCGCCGACATCCTTGGCGATCAGGAAATAGTGCTTCATGAACCGCTCAACGCCGCTTAATCCCGCGTGGTCGGTGTACGCCATGCGCTCACCGATTTCGGTCTGCACGTTAAACGTCAGGCGTTCCTCGGGCCGGTCGGCGAGGTAATGCAGGTGGCAGCGCACGGTCCACAGAAATTCCTGCGCCTTTTCAAAACGCCGGGCATCGTCCGCCGTCAGCACATCTTTCTGCTTCAAATCAACGATAGATTCGATGTCATACAGATACTTGGCGATCCACATCAGCGTCTGCAGGTCACGCAAACCGCCCTTGCCGTCCTTGATGTTGGGCTCCAGCACATAGCGCGTGTCGCCCATGCGTGCGTGGCGGTCGTCGCGCTCGGCCAGTTTGGCCTCGACGAAGGCCATGCCGGAATCGCTGACGACGTCATCGTGAAACAGTTTGCGGAACTTCTCGAATTGCTCTTCGTTGCCGGTGATCAGCCGCGATTCCAAAAGACTGGTGCGAATCGTGATGTCGTCCTTCGAAAGCCGCACCGCTTCTTCCGCTGAGCGCGTCGCATGCCCGACCTTCAACCCGAGATCCCAGAGGGTGTAGAGCATGTATTCGACGACCTGCTCGGTCTGCGGCGTCAGCTTGTAGGGCAGCAGGAACATCAGATCGATGTCCGAATGAGGCGCCAGTTCGGCACGCCCGTAACCGCCGGTCGCAATGACCGACAGCTTGTCCGTGGATATCCCGGCACCAAGCGGATAGACGTGCTCTGTCGCTACTTCGAAGATGATCCGCACAAGCTGATCGATTAAATAGGCACCGGCGCGTACCGTGTTGCTGCCGCTCTGCTCGCCACTTTCGAAACGCCGCTGTATTTCCTTCCGGCCCTTTTCAAGCGTCGTGCGGTAAATCTCGAAAATTTCAGGCTGCGTTTCGGGCGTGTAGCCGGACCAGCCGAGGATTTCGTCCAGGCGGGTCAGCACCGCCTTACGGTCGATGATATCGCGTGGCTTGGTCACTTTGATCATGGACGGCATTTATACAGACCCCGTACCGCTTTGCGCAAAACAGAACGAAAGGACAAGGGGCGCCGCGCCGGAAATACCCGCAGCGACAGGAAAACAGCTTAATGTCAGCCGATTAATCATGATTCATTGCCATCAATGATTTGAGCTTATATAGCTCTTCGAGGGCTTGAAGCGGCGTTAGGCTGTCTGGGTTAATCTTATTGAGTGCCGCCTCTGCCTTGCTTTCCTGTTTAGGCTCAGGGTGCTGCGCTTGAATTGCAGAAAACAGGGGTAAATCGTCCCCCAACGTACTGGACTGACTCGATTTCTTGCTTTCAAGCTTCTCTAAGATCATCTCGGCACGTCTAATAAGACTAGTCGGCAATCCCGCTAATTGGCCGACATGAATGCCGTATGAGCGATCGGCGACACCGGCCTCGACCTCGTGCAGGAAGACAACGTCGCCTTTCCATTCCTTGACCCGCATGGTGTAGCATTTGAGCGCGGACAGGCGCTCGGCCAATGCTGTCAGCTCGTGGTAATGGGTGGCAAACAGGCCCCGGCAGCGGTTGACCTCGTGCAGGTGCTCGACGACGGCCCAGGCAATGGACAACCCGTCAAAGGTCGAGGTGCCCCGGCCGATTTCATCAAGGATCACCAGTGCGCGCGGCCCGGCCTGATGCAGGATCGCCGCCGTTTCAACCATTTCCACCATGAAGGTGGAGCGCCCGCGCGCCAGATCGTCGGCGGCGCCGACCCGGGAAAACAGCCTGTCGACGATCCCGATGTGTGCGTGTGCGGCGGGAACATACAGGCCGGCCTGTGCCAGCACCGCAATCAACGCGTTTTGACGCAGAAATGTGCTCTTCCCGGCCATGTTGGGCCCGGTCAGCAGCCACAGCTTTGCACCTGCAGCGTCATCGTCGCCCGGCTCAAGCCGGCAGTCGTTGGCAACAAAGGCCACGTCGCCGCTTTTCGCCAGCGCCGCCTCGACCACCGGATGGCGGCCGCCCTCGATGCCGAAGGCTTCGCTGTCATCGACAAGCGGGCGGACAAAATCGTCGCTGAGCGCCAGTTCCGCCGTTGCCGCCGCAACATCCAGCACCGCCAAAGCCGATGCCGTGGCATCGATCGCCGCGGCGGCGTCACGGATCATTAAACAAAGCGCTTCGAAAATTTCCATTTCCAGCGCCAGCGCACGCTCGCCGGCGCGGGCGATTTCGGCTTCCAGATCGTTCAGCTCAACCGTGGTATAGCGCACGGCGTTGGCCATGGTCTGGCGGTGAATGAACGGGCTGTCCGTGCCGCTCGGTATCTGGTCGGCCTGTTTCGCCGTGACCTCGATGAAATAACCCAGCACATTGTTATGGCGCACTTTCAGGGCCGATATCCCGGTCGCATCGGCGTAGCGCTTTTGCAGCGCGGCGATCAGGCGGCGGCTTTCGTCGCGCATCGCAACCAGTTCATCGAGGCGCGGATGAAACCCCTTGCGCACGAACCCGCCATCGGCGCCGCTCATCGGCGGTTCGTCGATCAGGGCACGTGCCAGTTCGTCAATCAGGTCGTCGTGTCCGCCAAGCGCGTCGACCAGTCCCGGCAAATCGTCAGCCGTTTGCAAAGACGGCAGATCACGCAGATTGCGCTTGATATCCAACGCTGCGCTCAGACCGGCCCTAACCGCGCCGATATCGCGCGGGCCGCCGCGGCCGATGCTGATCCGGCTCAGTGCACGGGCAATTTCCGGCACCGATTTCAGCCGCTCGCGCAGCCTGTCGCGGGCACGGCTGTCGGCATGGAAAACCGCCGCCAGGTCAAAGCGCGCATTGATCTCCGCGGGCGACGTCAGGGGCGCCGCGATCCGCGCCGCCAAAAGACGCGCACCACCGCCGGTAACGGTTCTGTCGACCGCATCCAGCAGGCTGCCCTTGCGCCCGCCCGACATGGTCTGCGTGATTTCCAGATTACGCCGTGTCGCCGCATCGATCTCCATCACCGCGCCCTGTTCGACGCGGGCCAGCGGATGCAGACGCGGCAGCTTGCCTTTCTGCGTCAATTCGACGTAATCGACGAGCGCGCCGGCGGCGGCGATTTCGGCGCGGCCAAAGGCGCCGAATGCGTCCAGCGTCTTGACACCGTAAAGCGCCAGCAAGCGGCGGCGGCCGTTTTCGCTGTCGAATCGCGCCGCCGGCAATGGTGTCAGCTTGTCGGCGACATCGAACCATGTCTGTTCCGGCAACGCATCGCCCAGCAGGCTATCGGCGACAATGACTTCGCCGGGGTCGAGGCGTGCCAGAATCGCCGCGATATCCCCGGGCGCCGCAGACTGCGCGCGAAAGTTGCCGGTCGAAACATCCAGCCAGGCAACGGCGCAATCCGACTGCGCACGGGCAACACAGGCAAGATAGTTGGCCCGCCGCGCTTCGAGCAGATGATCCTCGGTGATTGTCCCCGGCGTCACGACCCGCGCCACATCGCGCTTAACGACGGATTTCGAGCCGCGCTTCTTGGCTTCGGCGGGGTCTTCCGTCTGCTCGCAGATGGCGACGCGGAAGCCTTTGCGGATCAGGCGGTTGAGATACGATTCATGACTGTGCACCGGGACCCCGCACATGGGGATATCTTCGCCCAGATGCTTGCCGCGTTTGGTCAGCGCGATATCGAGGGCCGCGGCGGCGGCAACCGCATCATCGAAGAACAGCTCGTAAAAATCGCCCATCCGGTAAAACAGCAGATCGTCCGGATGCGCACGCTTGATGCCGAGATACTGCGCCATCATCGGCGTCACGGATTTATCCCCGCCCCCGGCGCGCATCAAGGCAGATTCCGCGCCCCCGTTTTCCGGCGCAGCTTCATATTCCGGGGTTTCGTTCGCAAGCGGGGTTTGTTGGTTCATCCGTTTTCCGGGGCTTTCCGGCAACACCTGGCGGCAATAACAAAATCGTCTGGACCATATCACACGTGAAGGCGTAGGCACACGCGCCGTTGCACTTTTTGTTTCTACTGGCAATATTGTGGTTCAGACGCAGGCTAGCCCCTATGGCGTGCCCGGCAACGAACAATGAACGATACAAATTTCCTGGGAGAAACGTCACTATGGACGAGCGCGCCACCGAACTGCTGTACAACGAAGCCATGCGCATGCACGCTTCGGGCAAACCCGGTAAAATCGAAATCCACCCGACCAAGCCGCTGACCACACAGCGGGACCTGACGCTGGCATACTCGCCGGGCGTTGCCGGTCCGTGCCTGGCCATCCACGATGATCCAAGCCGCGTCTGGGAACTAACGGCGCGTGGCAACATGGTGGGTGTTGTTTCAAACGGCACCGCCGTGCTCGGTCTCGGCAACATCGGCCCGCTGGCGGCAAAGCCGGTCATGGAAGGCAAGTGCGTGCTGTTCAAGCGCTTTGCCGATGTCGATGCCTTCAATGTCGAGGTGTTCTCGGAAGACGTCGACGAAATCGTCGAAAGCGTGCGCCTGTTCGGCAATGCCTTCGGCGGCATCAATCTTGAAGACATCAAGGCGCCGGAATGTTTCATGATCGAGGAGCGCCTGCGCGAGCTGCTCGACATTCCGGTTTTTCACGATGACCAGCACGGCACCGCGATCATCACCGCCGCCGGCCTGATCAATGCCGTGGCGTTGACCGGCCGCACCCTGGCGGATTCCAAAATCGTCATCAACGGCGCCGGCGCGGCATCGATTGCCTGCGCCGATCTGATGACAGCGATGGGTGTGAACACCGAAAACATCACCATGTGCGATTCCAAGGGCGTTATTTATCGCGGCCGCACCGAGGGTATGAACCAATGGAAATCGGCGCAGGCCGTCAACACCGACGCCCGTACCCTGGCCGACGCCATGAAGGGCGCCGACGTGTTCATCGGCCTATCGGTGAAAGATGCCGTCAGCAAGGACATGGTGAAATCCATGGCCGAGCGACCGATCATCTTCGCCATGGCCAACCCGGATCCGGAAATCACCCCCGAAGACGTCAAGGACGTGCGCAGTGACGCCATCATCGCGACCGGGCGTTCCGATTATCCGAACCAGATCAACAATGTCCTCGGCTTCCCCTACATTTTCAGGGGCGCGCTCGATGTCCGGGCGCGGCGCATCAACGAGGAAATGAAGATCGCCGCCGCCAACGCACTCGCCGAGTTGGCCCGCGAAGATGTGCCCGACGAGGTCGATGCCGCCTATGCCGGAATCCATCTGCAGTACGGGCCGGAGTACCTGATTCCGACCCCCTTCGATCCGCGTCTGATCGTTGCCGTTCCGAAAGCAGTTGCCCAGGCGGCGATGGATTCCGGTGTCGCGCAGAAACCGATCGAGGATATGGCCGTCTATGAGAGCGAGCTTTCGGCGCGCCTCAATCCGATCATCGGTAATCTGCAGGCAACGCTTGATCAGGTGCGCGCCAAGCCCCGGCGCGTCGTCTTTGCTGAAGGCGAGGAAGAGAAATCCATCCGCGCCGCACATGCCTTCTTGAACGCCGGTTACGGCACACCGGTCCTGGTCGGCCGCGAAGAACGCGTGGTTGAAACAATGAAATCCCTGGGGCTCGGCAAGATCGACGGGCTGGAAATTCATAACGCCCGGCTGTCCGACCGCAATGCAGACTATGCGGAGTATCTGTATGCGCGCCTGCAGCGCAAAGGCAGCCTGAAGCGCGACTGCCAGCGACTCGTCAATCAGGACCGCAATATCTTCGCCGCCTGCATGGTCGCGACGGGCGATGCCGACGCCATGGTGACGGGCTTGACCCGGAACTTCCATGCGGCGATGAACAATATCGCCCAGGTCATCGAGCCGGCACCGGGCGCACGTGTCATGGGCCTGTCGATGATCATTGATCGCGGCCGGACACTGTTTGTCGCCGATACCGTCGTCGCCGAATCGCCGAGCCCGCGGGCCCTGGCCGATATCGCCCGCCAGTCCGCCGCCGAGGCCCGCCGCTTCGGTCACGAGCCGCGCGTGGCGCTGATCTCGTTCGCCAACTTCGGCCACCCGGCGCTGCCGCGTGCCGAACTGGTCCGCGAGGCCGTGCAAATTCTCGACAAGGAGGGCGTCGACTTCGAATACGACGGGGAAATGGCCGTCGACGTCGCGCTTAACAAGGATTTGCTGGCGAACTACCCGTTCTGCCGCCTGTCCGACACCGCCAATGTTCTGGTGATGCCGGGCCTGCACAGCGCGCAGATCAGCATGAAACTGCTGGCATCGGTCAGCGGCGCAACGGTACTCGGGCCCCTGATCAAGGGGTTGAGCAAACCGATCCAGGTTGTCCCGATGGGATCAACGGTGGCGGATATGGTGACGCTGGCGGCCCTGACGGCGCACGAAGCGGCGGATTAATCCGCCGTTTTGGCGCGTTCCATCGCTTCACGGATCAGTGACATCGCTTCCTCGGCCTCGCCCCAGCGCTGCACCTTGACCCACTTGTTGGGTTCCAGGTCTTTGTAGTGCTCGAAGAAGTGCTGGATCTGTTGAATCTGCACCGGACGGATGTCCCGGTACGAGCTGACATCGCCATAAAACGGATGCAGCTCGTCAACCGGCACGCACAAAAGCTTTTCGTCGATGCCGCTTTCGTCCTCCATAATCAGCGCGCCGATCGGCCGACACTTGATGATACAGCCGGGGATCACCGGCATCTGGCCCAGAACGGCGGCATCGATAGGGTCGCCATCATCCGACAATGTGTGCGGCACAAAACCGTAGTTGATCGGGTAATACATCGCCGTGTGCAGAAAGCGGTCGACGAAAATAGCGCCGGATTTCTTGTCGACCTCGTATTTGACCGGATTGCCGCCCAGCGGAATCTCGATCAGCACATTCACGTCATAGGGCGGGTTATCGCCAACAGGCACCAGATCCATGTTCATTGCAGTTTCCTCAATAAAAAATCCGTCAACGAGCCCTCCCAAGCGGGCGCACCATAAACTTTTAGCCGCTTCGGCTCCACATATTTTCGCCGAGCTGATAGCGTAGCGCGATCTGACGGGAGTTACATCACCTTGCGACTTCGTTTCATCAATGCGCTGGCCGGGCGCCTGCCGTTTTACTATGGCTGGGTGATCCTGTTCGCCGTCTGCGCCGCGTCGTTTTCCCGCCAGGGGCCGGCTGTCGCCACACTGTCGATCTTCATCGAGCCGATGACGTCGGAATTCGGCTGGTCGAGGACGGAAATATCCGGCGCGGTCTCGCTGGGCGGGATTCTCGGCGCCGTCGCCGCGCCGCTGATCGGTCCGTTTCTGGACCGCAACGGGGCCAGAACAATCCTCTGCTTTGCAGTGCTTTTCACCGGCGTTCCTCTGTTATTCCTGTCCACCGTCAACGCCTTGCCGCTGTTTTATCTGTGTTACTGCATCGCGCGGATGAACTTTACCGGTCCCTACGATATCGGCATCTACGGATCGATCGTGAACTGGTTCTACAAGAAGCGCTCGTTTGCGACATCGATCACGACCATGGCGCTGATGTCCGGACTGGTCGCGATGCCCCTGATCGCACACTTCGCCATGCAGGCCGGTGGCTGGCGCTATGCGTGGTTGGCGGTCGGCACGACCGTGCTGATCGTCGGCTTCCTGCCGGTGTGGGTGTTTCTGCTACACCGTCCGGAAGACCTCGGGCTCGCCATCGATGGTGTAGCAAGGTCAAAGAATCGCAACTCCTCGGGCGAGGCGGCCGTGTCGGATGATTACACGCCCGCACCGCAGGAGCCGGCTTTCACCCGCGCCAAGGCCATGCGAACGCCGGCATTCTGGTTCCTGAGCCTTTTCACGCTGCTGGTCTGGCCGATCCAGGCCGGGGTCAGCCTCCATCAAGCGCCGCTTTTGATCGAACGCGGCCTTGATGCGACGGTGGCGGCAACGGCGGTCAGTACGTTTTCGCTGGTCTCGGCAATCACCGGTTTTGCCTACGGCTTTTGGCCCCGGCGCGTGCCGCTCAGGTTCGCGCTGGTGCTGGTCGGGCTGTTGCTGGGCTCGGCCGCACTGGCCATGCATGAAGTTCACAGCGCCCCCATGGCATACGCCGCAGCGGCGCTTTTCGGCTGTGGTATCGGCGGTCTGCTGACCATCTTACCGATTGCCTGGGCGGATTTTTTCGGCCGCCGGAGTTATGGCGCGATACGCGGCGCAGCTTTGACGGTACAGGTTGCAAGCCAGGCCGCCGGCCCGCTGATCGCCGGCGCACTCCGCGACAGTACCGGCACCTATGATGCGCCGCTTTTAACCTTTGCGGTATTCGGTTTCACCGGCGCCTGCGTTGCCATGCTGGCGCGGCCGCCCAAGCCCCCGGTGCCATGACCCGTGCCCTTTTTCTCTACAAACATGCCGGAACGTGCTAGCGACATGTCTGGAGCAACGCATGCGTAAACCCGTTCACAATCCGGAAAGCGTTCTTATCCATGTCGGTCTCGACCGGTTGGGGGACGGCCTGTTGAAGCTGCCGTTCGTGCGCGGGTTGAGGACGGCTTTTCCAAGCGCCAATCTGACCTGGTTCGCCGGCAAGGAAACCAGCGTCTATGGCAGCATGCTTGCGCCGTTGGCAACCAACCATCTCGACGAGATCATCGAATACGGCGGCATCGGGTTCAGCCCGAAGGAACTGCTGCAGCCCCGGCCTCTGGCGGAACGGCGCTTCGATCTGGTGATCGACACGCAACGTAATTTTTCGACCGCCCTTGCCGTCAGGCGCATCCGCCACACGCATTTTATTTCCCCGGCGGCGAAGTTCCTGCTGTCGTC
This genomic window contains:
- a CDS encoding NADP-dependent malic enzyme; the encoded protein is MDERATELLYNEAMRMHASGKPGKIEIHPTKPLTTQRDLTLAYSPGVAGPCLAIHDDPSRVWELTARGNMVGVVSNGTAVLGLGNIGPLAAKPVMEGKCVLFKRFADVDAFNVEVFSEDVDEIVESVRLFGNAFGGINLEDIKAPECFMIEERLRELLDIPVFHDDQHGTAIITAAGLINAVALTGRTLADSKIVINGAGAASIACADLMTAMGVNTENITMCDSKGVIYRGRTEGMNQWKSAQAVNTDARTLADAMKGADVFIGLSVKDAVSKDMVKSMAERPIIFAMANPDPEITPEDVKDVRSDAIIATGRSDYPNQINNVLGFPYIFRGALDVRARRINEEMKIAAANALAELAREDVPDEVDAAYAGIHLQYGPEYLIPTPFDPRLIVAVPKAVAQAAMDSGVAQKPIEDMAVYESELSARLNPIIGNLQATLDQVRAKPRRVVFAEGEEEKSIRAAHAFLNAGYGTPVLVGREERVVETMKSLGLGKIDGLEIHNARLSDRNADYAEYLYARLQRKGSLKRDCQRLVNQDRNIFAACMVATGDADAMVTGLTRNFHAAMNNIAQVIEPAPGARVMGLSMIIDRGRTLFVADTVVAESPSPRALADIARQSAAEARRFGHEPRVALISFANFGHPALPRAELVREAVQILDKEGVDFEYDGEMAVDVALNKDLLANYPFCRLSDTANVLVMPGLHSAQISMKLLASVSGATVLGPLIKGLSKPIQVVPMGSTVADMVTLAALTAHEAAD
- a CDS encoding MFS transporter; translation: MRLRFINALAGRLPFYYGWVILFAVCAASFSRQGPAVATLSIFIEPMTSEFGWSRTEISGAVSLGGILGAVAAPLIGPFLDRNGARTILCFAVLFTGVPLLFLSTVNALPLFYLCYCIARMNFTGPYDIGIYGSIVNWFYKKRSFATSITTMALMSGLVAMPLIAHFAMQAGGWRYAWLAVGTTVLIVGFLPVWVFLLHRPEDLGLAIDGVARSKNRNSSGEAAVSDDYTPAPQEPAFTRAKAMRTPAFWFLSLFTLLVWPIQAGVSLHQAPLLIERGLDATVAATAVSTFSLVSAITGFAYGFWPRRVPLRFALVLVGLLLGSAALAMHEVHSAPMAYAAAALFGCGIGGLLTILPIAWADFFGRRSYGAIRGAALTVQVASQAAGPLIAGALRDSTGTYDAPLLTFAVFGFTGACVAMLARPPKPPVP
- the mutS gene encoding DNA mismatch repair protein MutS, producing the protein MRAGGGDKSVTPMMAQYLGIKRAHPDDLLFYRMGDFYELFFDDAVAAAAALDIALTKRGKHLGEDIPMCGVPVHSHESYLNRLIRKGFRVAICEQTEDPAEAKKRGSKSVVKRDVARVVTPGTITEDHLLEARRANYLACVARAQSDCAVAWLDVSTGNFRAQSAAPGDIAAILARLDPGEVIVADSLLGDALPEQTWFDVADKLTPLPAARFDSENGRRRLLALYGVKTLDAFGAFGRAEIAAAGALVDYVELTQKGKLPRLHPLARVEQGAVMEIDAATRRNLEITQTMSGGRKGSLLDAVDRTVTGGGARLLAARIAAPLTSPAEINARFDLAAVFHADSRARDRLRERLKSVPEIARALSRISIGRGGPRDIGAVRAGLSAALDIKRNLRDLPSLQTADDLPGLVDALGGHDDLIDELARALIDEPPMSGADGGFVRKGFHPRLDELVAMRDESRRLIAALQKRYADATGISALKVRHNNVLGYFIEVTAKQADQIPSGTDSPFIHRQTMANAVRYTTVELNDLEAEIARAGERALALEMEIFEALCLMIRDAAAAIDATASALAVLDVAAATAELALSDDFVRPLVDDSEAFGIEGGRHPVVEAALAKSGDVAFVANDCRLEPGDDDAAGAKLWLLTGPNMAGKSTFLRQNALIAVLAQAGLYVPAAHAHIGIVDRLFSRVGAADDLARGRSTFMVEMVETAAILHQAGPRALVILDEIGRGTSTFDGLSIAWAVVEHLHEVNRCRGLFATHYHELTALAERLSALKCYTMRVKEWKGDVVFLHEVEAGVADRSYGIHVGQLAGLPTSLIRRAEMILEKLESKKSSQSSTLGDDLPLFSAIQAQHPEPKQESKAEAALNKINPDSLTPLQALEELYKLKSLMAMNHD
- the ppa gene encoding inorganic diphosphatase produces the protein MNMDLVPVGDNPPYDVNVLIEIPLGGNPVKYEVDKKSGAIFVDRFLHTAMYYPINYGFVPHTLSDDGDPIDAAVLGQMPVIPGCIIKCRPIGALIMEDESGIDEKLLCVPVDELHPFYGDVSSYRDIRPVQIQQIQHFFEHYKDLEPNKWVKVQRWGEAEEAMSLIREAMERAKTAD